A window of Verrucomicrobiota bacterium JB022 contains these coding sequences:
- a CDS encoding pseudouridine synthase: protein MDALQLLYRDDYLAAFTKPAGLMVHRSQLDTRETRFALQEARDFLGQIVYPVHRLDRATSGVLVFALDPESARSLVTAFSERQTQKRYLAIARGWLEAPVHLDYPLTKDGTGEPQPAVTDFRPRQQTEVAHPVGRYDTARYTLLEAEPHTGRYHQLRRHLGHLRHPIIGTPRTATAATTAFSATFSGTSASGCTPGSSPCPTRNAKSRWR, encoded by the coding sequence ATGGACGCATTGCAGTTGCTCTACCGCGACGATTACCTGGCCGCCTTCACCAAGCCGGCCGGCCTGATGGTCCACCGTTCGCAACTCGACACCCGCGAAACCCGCTTTGCGCTGCAGGAGGCGCGCGACTTCCTCGGGCAGATCGTATATCCCGTCCACCGGCTCGACCGCGCCACCTCCGGCGTGCTCGTCTTCGCGCTTGATCCCGAGAGCGCCCGCTCCCTCGTGACTGCCTTCAGCGAACGGCAGACGCAGAAGCGCTACCTGGCCATCGCACGCGGCTGGCTCGAAGCCCCCGTGCACCTCGACTACCCCTTGACCAAAGACGGCACCGGCGAGCCGCAACCGGCGGTGACGGATTTCCGCCCCCGGCAGCAGACGGAGGTCGCGCACCCGGTAGGTCGTTACGACACCGCCCGCTACACCCTGCTCGAAGCCGAGCCCCACACTGGGCGTTACCACCAGCTGCGCCGCCACCTCGGGCACCTGCGCCACCCGATTATTGGGACACCACGCACGGCGACAGCCGCCACAACCGCTTTTTCCGCGACTTTCTCGGGCACCAGCGCCTCTGGCTGCACGCCTGGCAGCTCACCGTGCCCCACCCGCAACGCCAAGAGCCGCTGGCGCTGA
- a CDS encoding PEP-CTERM sorting domain-containing protein (PEP-CTERM proteins occur, often in large numbers, in the proteomes of bacteria that also encode an exosortase, a predicted intramembrane cysteine proteinase. The presence of a PEP-CTERM domain at a protein's C-terminus predicts cleavage within the sorting domain, followed by covalent anchoring to some some component of the (usually Gram-negative) cell surface. Many PEP-CTERM proteins exhibit an unusual sequence composition that includes large numbers of potential glycosylation sites. Expression of one such protein has been shown restore the ability of a bacterium to form floc, a type of biofilm.) gives MKISALALLSTLAVLPVFGASKMQLVNQMTVGAGGAEILSYHNGTIASTAEGGIQLYSFGAGASITQGAFADFSGSFGTSSGLSGISSTAIDPMGRGFGLATLIPNSNGGEVGQLGFYDTTTGAVLGSINVGYHPDSVIFSKDGQWAFVANEGENGSSGGEQAGSITAINLGGVTNKGNAVTNAVSNTYDFQGQDLSGLRDYASKNAPSYLNVEPEYLSYNDGKLYVSLQENNGLAQFDVQSGTWSNIWSLGTREQTIDASDRDGGLLIDDLVHGLPMPDTIGSFRKNGKTYIVTANEGDAVTDASADLGTVDEARVKDLGKDGNPSVDPATEAALNLIYGNYKSDAALGRYTVSIVDGDTDGDGDIDVLTGFGGRGFSIYDDTGALVYDSNSLEALLASIDPTIHNAEAEGAFEDGDPMTETLDSRSDNKGPEPEALDVIETFDGTVLMAIGMERQNGILLFDLTDPSNPLMLDYVNSFGDGMAAPESLEFFFGEDGKLYLLAGYEVSGNFGVYEIPAYLVPEPSTYAALAGLLGLGFVLWRRRRA, from the coding sequence ATGAAAATCTCTGCTCTGGCTCTTCTCTCCACGTTGGCGGTTCTGCCCGTCTTCGGCGCCTCCAAGATGCAACTCGTCAACCAGATGACGGTAGGCGCTGGCGGGGCGGAAATCCTCTCTTACCACAACGGCACGATTGCCTCGACCGCCGAGGGCGGCATCCAGCTCTACTCCTTCGGCGCAGGCGCGAGCATCACCCAAGGGGCCTTTGCCGATTTCTCGGGCTCGTTCGGCACCTCCAGCGGCCTCTCCGGCATCTCCAGCACGGCGATCGACCCGATGGGCCGCGGCTTTGGCCTCGCGACCCTCATCCCCAACAGCAACGGCGGCGAAGTGGGCCAACTCGGCTTTTATGACACCACGACCGGGGCCGTGCTCGGCTCGATCAACGTAGGCTACCACCCCGACAGCGTCATCTTTTCCAAGGACGGCCAGTGGGCCTTCGTCGCCAACGAAGGTGAAAACGGCTCCAGCGGCGGCGAACAAGCCGGCAGCATCACCGCGATCAACCTCGGTGGCGTCACCAACAAGGGCAACGCCGTAACCAATGCGGTCAGCAACACCTACGACTTCCAGGGCCAGGACTTGAGCGGCCTGCGCGACTACGCGAGCAAGAACGCCCCGAGTTACCTGAACGTCGAGCCCGAATACCTGTCGTATAACGACGGCAAGCTCTACGTCTCGCTGCAGGAAAACAACGGCCTCGCTCAGTTCGACGTGCAAAGCGGCACCTGGTCCAACATTTGGAGCCTGGGCACCCGCGAACAGACGATCGACGCGTCCGACCGCGATGGCGGCCTGCTCATCGACGACCTCGTGCACGGCCTGCCCATGCCCGACACCATCGGCAGCTTCCGCAAGAACGGCAAAACCTACATCGTGACCGCCAACGAGGGCGACGCCGTGACCGATGCCAGCGCCGACCTCGGCACGGTGGACGAAGCCCGCGTGAAGGACCTCGGCAAAGACGGCAACCCGTCCGTCGACCCGGCCACCGAAGCCGCCCTGAACCTGATTTACGGCAACTACAAAAGCGACGCCGCCCTCGGCCGCTACACCGTGTCCATCGTCGACGGCGATACCGACGGCGACGGCGACATCGACGTGCTGACCGGCTTCGGTGGTCGTGGCTTCTCGATCTACGACGACACCGGCGCACTCGTCTACGACAGCAACTCGCTCGAAGCCCTGCTCGCCAGCATCGACCCGACGATCCATAACGCCGAAGCCGAAGGCGCCTTCGAAGACGGTGACCCGATGACGGAGACCCTCGACAGCCGCTCCGACAACAAGGGCCCCGAGCCGGAAGCCCTCGATGTGATCGAGACTTTCGACGGCACCGTGCTGATGGCCATCGGCATGGAGCGCCAGAACGGCATCCTGCTCTTCGACCTGACCGACCCGAGCAACCCGCTGATGCTCGACTACGTCAACAGCTTTGGCGATGGCATGGCCGCGCCGGAATCGCTCGAGTTCTTCTTCGGTGAAGACGGCAAGCTCTACCTGCTCGCTGGCTACGAAGTCTCCGGCAACTTCGGCGTCTACGAGATCCCGGCCTACCTCGTGCCCGAGCCCTCCACCTACGCCGCCCTCGCCGGCCTGCTGGGCCTCGGTTTCGTGCTCTGGCGCCGCCGCCGCGCCTAA